From a region of the Impatiens glandulifera chromosome 4, dImpGla2.1, whole genome shotgun sequence genome:
- the LOC124934570 gene encoding protein TRACHEARY ELEMENT DIFFERENTIATION-RELATED 7A-like, with translation MASFHPLMVLLVMVITWHLADCNRDTTKTSHYRIPEQPILPPQFTTTGYQSLLPIPKPPSSPHKLPHIPDHPWPMKPPTHKPPTPSSNYLVKPPPIQKPTPAPHHPSPPHGKSPPPLIY, from the coding sequence ATGGCGTCTTTTCATCCCTTGATGGTCCTGCTGGTCATGGTAATTACTTGGCATTTGGCTGACTGCAATAGAGACACAACAAAAACAAGCCATTACAGAATACCAGAACAACCAATATTACCTCCTCAATTTACTACTACTGGCTATCAGTCCCTCCTCCCTATTCCCAAACCTCCATCATCTCCTCATAAACTACCTCATATTCCAGACCATCCCTGGCCAATGAAACCACCTACCCATAAACCTCCAACTCCGTCGTCAAATTATTTAGTGAAACCGCCGCCCATACAGAAGCCTACACCAGCTCCGCACCATCCATCACCTCCACATGGGAAGTCACCACCTCCACTCATTTACTAG
- the LOC124934272 gene encoding protein HEAT STRESS TOLERANT DWD 1-like — MGRIHNPKKAKRKNKGSNKGEGSSSIVPSLPTKVWQPGVDNIEEGEELQCDPSAYNSLHAFHVGWPCLSFDILRDKLGLVRTEFPHTVYCIAGTQAEKASWNYIGIYKISNISGKRRALVPKSIDEDDDSDEDSESDKEDEGKGGASGAPVLQLRKISHEGCINRIRSMPQNPNICVSWSDTGKVEIWDFANHLNALADSEEGISGGAALPPSTQAPLVNFGGHKEEGYALDWSPLVPGRLVSGDCNNCIHLWEPASETTWNVGSNSYVGHIASVEDLQWSPTEPHVFASCSVDKNIAIWDIRLGKKPAATIKAHNADVNVISWNRLASCMLASGSDDGTFSIRDLRLLKDGDPVVAHFEYHKHPITSIEWSPHEASTLAVTSSDNQLTIWDLSLERDEEEEAEFKANTQEQVNAPNDLPPQLLFVHQGQTALKELHWHSQIPGMIMSTAADGFNILMPSNIETALPPAAASS, encoded by the exons ATGGGTCGAATCCATAATCCTAAGAAAGCCAAACGAAAGAACAAG GGTTCAAACAAGGGCGAGGGATCTTCATCTATTGTTCCGTCTTTGCCAACAAAGGTATGGCAACCAGGAGTTGATAACattgaagaaggagaagagCTTCAGTGTGATCCATCTGCTTACAATTCTCTTCATGCTTTTCATGTCGGCTGGCCTTGTTTGAG TTTTGACATACTGCGTGATAAACTTGGATTGGTTCGGACTGAGTTTCCACATACAGTATATTGCATTGCTGGAACTCAG GCGGAGAAAGCTTCTTGGAATTATATTGGGATCTATAAGATTTCTAATATATCTGGGAAAAGACGGGCTTTGGTTCCCAAATCaattgatgaagatgatgacaGTGATGAAGACAGTGAGAGTGACAAGGAGGATGAAGGAAAAGGTGGTGCATCTGGGGCACCTGTCTTGCAG CTACGCAAGATTTCTCATGAAGGTTGTATTAATCGTATTCGATCCATGCCTCAAAATCCTAATATTTGTGTATCTTGGTCAGATACGGGCAAAGTTGAG attTGGGACTTTGCGAATCATCTAAATGCTTTGGCCGACTCTGAAGAAGGCATAAGTGGAGGTGCTGCTTTGCCCCCTTCTACTCAGGCTCCATTGGTTAATTTTGGTGGCCACAAAGAGGAAGGATATGCGTTAGATTGGAGTCCTCTTGTTCCTGGAAGGCTTGTATCTG GTGACTGCAACAACTGTATTCATTTGTGGGAACCCGCATCTGAAACAACATGGAATGTTGGTTCTAATTCATATGTTGGGCACATCGCAAGTGTGGAAGATCTACAA TGGAGTCCCACTGAACCTCATGTATTTGCTTCTTGCTCGGTGGACAAAAATATAGCAATTTGGGACATTCGGTTAGGGAAGAAACCAGCAGCTACAATAAAGGCACATAATGCAGATGTTAATGTGATATCATGGAACAG GTTGGCTAGCTGCATGCTGGCATCTGGAAGTGATGATGGTACATTTTCAATTCGCGATCTAAGATTGCTCAAG GATGGAGATCCAGTTGTGGCTCACTTTGAATATCACAAACATCCAATCACATCTATTGAATGGAGTCCGCATGAAGCCTCTACTTTGGCAGTTACTTCTTCAGACAATCAACTGAC AATATGGGACCTTTCTTTGgaaagagatgaagaagaggaagcaGAATTCAAAGCCAACACGCAGGAGCAAGTAAATGCACCTAACGATTTACCACCACAGCTTCTCTTTGTTCATCAG GGACAAACCGCTTTGAAAGAACTCCATTGGCATTCACAGATCCCTGGAATGATCATGTCTACTGCAGCAGATGGTTTTAACATTTTGATGCCTTCAAACATAGAGACTGCCCTTCCTCCTGCAGCTGCCAGTTCTTGA
- the LOC124934571 gene encoding cell division cycle 20.2, cofactor of APC complex-like, translating into MDSGRIINSQFLQRKNERENIRLFNPFLNDSTPNKQLDRFIPNRSATDFDYAHSMLTGGMNKAGKVNQADNSPAKEAYRKVLAEAFNINRTRILAFKNKPPTPIEAIPSHLTSSSSLLNNTSKSSKPRRHFPQTSERTLDAPDMVDDFYLNLLDWGSANVLAIALGSTVYLWDATDGSTSELVTVDDECGPVTSVKWAPDGRHIALGLNDSHVQLWDSASNRQLRTLSGGHSSRVGSLDWNNHILTTGGMDGKIINNDVRIRQHIVEEFIGHTQEVCGLKWSASGQQLASGGNDNLIHIWDRSTASSSSPTQWLHRLEDHTAAVKALAWCPFQSNLLASGGGGGDGCIKFWNTHTGAQLNSYNTGSQVCGLVWNKNERELLSSHGFSQNQLTLWKYPSMVKVAELNGHTSRVLFMTQSPDGNTIATAAGDETLRFWKAFGTPSASEVATKSMAAKANPEPFASSNRIR; encoded by the exons atggATTCAGGCAGAATTATCAATTCACAATTTCTTCagagaaaaaatgaaagagaaaac attagattattTAATCCATTTCTTAATGATTCAACGCCAAACAAACAGTTGGACAGGTTCATACCGAATCGATCGGCCACAGACTTCGACTATGCGCATTCTATGCTCACAGGTGGTATGAATAAAGCTGGTAAGGTTAATCAGGCAGACAACTCCCCCGCTAAAGAAGCATACAGAAAGGTGTTGGCGGAGGCATTTAACATAAATAGAACTCGCATACTCGCTTTCAAGAACAAGCCTCCCACTCCCATTGAGGCCATTCCTTCGCATTtgacttcttcttcatctcttcttaACAATACTTCTAAATCTTCAAAACCTCGCCGTCACTTTCCTCAG ACATCTGAAAGAACACTTGATGCTCCAGACATGGTTGATGATTTCTATCTGAACTTGCTGGACTGGGGCAGCGCCAATGTTCTTGCCATTGCCCTTGGTTCCACAGTCTATCTCTGGGATGCAACCGACGGATCAACCTCTGAGCTAGTCACTGTCGATGATGAATGTGGCCCAGTGACCAGCGTCAAGTGGGCTCCTGATGGTCGCCATATTGCTCTGGGCTTGAACGATTCCCATGTCCAGCTTTGGGATTCCGCTTCAAACAGACAGTTAAGGACCTTAAGCGGAGGACACAGCTCCCGAGTTGGTTCTCTTGACTGGAACAATCACATACTAACAACTGGGGGTATGGATGGAAAAATCATAAACAACGACGTAAGAATAAGGCAGCATATTGTGGAGGAATTCATAGGACACACCCAAGAAGTTTGCGGGCTGAAGTGGTCTGCCTCCGGGCAGCAGTTGGCAAGCGGTGGAAACGATAATCTGATTCACATCTGGGATAGATCCACGGCTTCTTCCAGTTCCCCTACCCAGTGGCTTCACAGACTTGAAGACCACACTGCTGCTGTAAAGGCGCTTGCTTGGTGCCCGTTTCAGAGCAACTTGCTAGCTTCGGGTGGTGGTGGGGGAGATGGGTGCATCAAATTCTGGAATACTCACACCGGGGCTCAGTTGAACTCCTATAACACTGGATCGCAAGTCTGTGGTCTTGTTTGGAACAAGAATGAACGGGAGTTGTTGAGCTCACATGGGTTTAGCCAGAATCAATTGACATTGTGGAAGTATCCTTCGATGGTGAAGGTTGCAGAACTAAATGGGCATACTTCAAGAGTCCTTTTCATGACTCAA AGCCCAGATGGAAATACAATTGCAACTGCTGCAGGAGATGAAACATTGAGATTCTGGAAGGCATTTGGGACTCCTTCTGCTTCTGAAGTTGCAACAAAATCAATGGCAGCAAAGGCTAACCCTGAGCCATTTGCCAGCTCAAACAGAATTCGTTAA
- the LOC124935768 gene encoding cell division cycle 20.2, cofactor of APC complex-like, with the protein MDSGRIINSQFLQRKNDRENLDRFIPNRSATDFDYAHSMLTGMNKAGKVNQADNSPAKEAYRKVLAEAFNMNKTRILAFKNKPPTPIEAIPSHLTSSSSSSLNNTSKSSKPRRHFPQTSERTLDAPDMVDDFYLNLLDWGSANVLAIALGSTVYLWDATDGSTSELVTVDDECGPVTSVKWAPDGRHIALGLNDSHVQLWDSTSNRQLRTLSGGHSSRVGSLDWNNHILTTGGMDGKIINNDVRIRQHIVEEFIGHSQEVCGLKWSASGQQLASGGNDNLIHIWDRSTASSSSPTQWLHRLEDHTAAVKALAWCPFQSNLLASGGGGGDGCIKFWNTHTGAQLNSYNTGSQVCGLVWNKNERELLSSHGFSQNQLTLWKYPSMVKVAELNGHTSRVLFMTQSPDGNTIATAAGDETLRFWKAFGTPSASEVATKSLAAKANPEPFASSNRIR; encoded by the exons atggATTCAGGCAGAATTATCAATTCACAATTTCTTCAGAGAAAAAATGACCGGGAAAAC TTGGACAGGTTCATACCAAATCGATCGGCTACAGACTTCGACTATGCGCATTCCATGCTCACAGGTATGAATAAAGCTGGTAAGGTTAATCAGGCAGACAACTCCCCCGCTAAAGAAGCATACAGAAAGGTATTGGCGGAGGCATTCAACATGAACAAAACCCGCATTCTCGCTTTCAAGAACAAGCCTCCCACTCCCATTGAGGCCATTCCTTCGCACttgacttcttcttcttcttcatctcttaaCAATACTTCTAAATCTTCAAAGCCTCGCCGTCACTTTCCTCAG ACATCTGAAAGAACACTTGATGCTCCAGACATGGTTGATGATTTCTATCTGAATTTGCTTGACTGGGGCAGCGCCAATGTTCTTGCCATTGCCCTTGGTTCCACAGTCTATCTCTGGGATGCAACCGACGGATCAACCTCTGAGCTAGTCACGGTTGATGATGAATGTGGCCCTGTGACCAGCGTCAAGTGGGCTCCTGATGGTCGCCATATTGCTCTGGGCTTGAACGATTCCCATGTCCAGCTTTGGGATTCCACTTCAAACAGACAGTTAAGGACCTTAAGCGGAGGACACAGCTCCCGAGTTGGTTCTCTTGACTGGAACAATCACATACTAACAACTGGGGGTATGGATGGAAAAATCATAAACAACGACGTAAGAATAAGGCAGCATATTGTGGAGGAATTCATAGGACACAGCCAAGAGGTTTGCGGGCTGAAGTGGTCTGCCTCCGGGCAGCAGTTGGCAAGCGGTGGAAACGATAATCTGATTCACATCTGGGATAGATCCACGGCTTCTTCCAGTTCCCCTACCCAGTGGCTTCACAGACTTGAAGACCACACTGCTGCTGTAAAGGCGCTTGCTTGGTGCCCGTTTCAGAGCAACTTGCTAGCTTCGGGTGGTGGTGGGGGAGATGGGTGCATCAAATTCTGGAATACCCACACCGGGGCTCAGTTGAACTCCTATAACACTGGTTCGCAAGTTTGTGGTCTTGTTTGGAACAAGAATGAACGGGAGTTGTTGAGCTCACATGGGTTTAGCCAGAATCAATTGACATTGTGGAAGTATCCTTCGATGGTGAAGGTTGCAGAACTGAATGGGCATACTTCAAGAGTCCTTTTCATGACTCAA AGCCCAGATGGAAATACAATTGCAACTGCTGCAGGAGATGAAACATTGAGATTCTGGAAGGCATTTGGGACACCTTCTGCTTCTGAAGTTGCAACAAAATCATTGGCAGCAAAGGCTAACCCTGAGCCATTTGCAAGCTCAAACAGAATTCGGTAA